The Terriglobus sp. TAA 43 sequence GGATGCGGAGGGCCGTCCAGTCCGTCCTTACTATGTTCTGAATCAGTTTGATGCCTCGCTGCCACTTCATCTGGACGTGCGCGAGGTACTGCGCCAACAACTGGGCGATCGCCTGTTGCCAGTAATGATCCGGCGTTCACCCGCTGTTGCAGAGGCGCTGGCTGAAGGTATGACCGTTATGGATTACGCACCGGAATCGCCGGTTGCGGAGGATTACATGCATCTGGCGGAGTGGGCTCGCAACCTTGCGGCACCAGCGCAGAACAGTATGCGAAACACCCGCTGGAGTGAACGATGACCGAAACGCGACTCTGGCAAGAGTTCGAAACGCGCGATAACTATCCCATGCTTGTACTGCGCACCGTGGTGGTTTTCTGCTGCGTTTGCTTGTTGTTGTACGCCGGCATATTGGAGCTCACGTGGCCGCAGCAGGCCATTCTGGGCGTGGTTACGGTTCTTATCGCAATATGGATGGATCGTTCGTCCTCGTCGTACCTCATCACGCTCACGCTGATGATGGCGTCCTGCTACTCCACATACCGTTACGCCTATTGGCGTATCTCCACGGTGATCAAGTTCTTTCTGGATCCAGCATCGCAATGGGGCGGCCTGGATGCGTTCTTCATCTTTCTGCTGGTGTTGGCGGAGGCGTATTCGTTCTCCATTCTTTATCTGGGCTACATGCAGACGCTCTGGCCATTGCGTCGCACCCCCGTGCCGCTGCCAGATGACCCTAACGACTGGCCCGCAATCGACCTACTGATTCCCACCTACAACGAACCGCTCAACGTGGTTCGATACACGGCTCTCGCGGCCACGCTCATTGACTGGCCCGCGGACAAGCTCAACGTCTACGTCCTGGATGACGGCAAGCGTGAAGAGTTCCGTATCTTCTGCGAAGAAGCGGGCATCGGTTACATGACACGCGACGACAATGCGCACGCCAAGGCCGGCAATATCAACCGTGCTCTGAAGCGCCTAAGCTCGCCGCTCGTGGCCATCTTCGATTCAGACCACGTTCCCACCCGCTCCTTCCTGCAGGTCACGGTGGGCTGGTTCATGCGCGACCGCAAGCTTGGCATGTTGCAGACGCCGCACCATTTCTATTCGCCCGATCCATTCGAACGTAATCTCGGACAGTTCCGCGCCATCCCGAATGAAGGCGAACTGTTTTACGGCATCGTGCAGGACGGCAACGATCTTTGGAACGCCACCTTCTTCTGCGGTTCCTGCGCGGTTCTGCGCCGTGAAGCGCTGGATGAAATCGGTGGCATCGCCGTGGAAACCGTCACGGAGGACGCTCACACCAGTCTGCGTATGCAGATCAACGGATGGAACACCGCGTACATCAACATTCCGCAGGCGGCAGGTCTGGCAACGGAACGTCTCAGCGGTCACGTTAAGCAGCGTATTCGCTGGGCTCGCGGCATGATCCAGATCATGCGTACTGACAACCCGTTGTTTGCGCCGGGCCTCAAGCCCATGCAGCGGCTCTGCTACTTCAACGCGATGACGCACTTCCTTTACGGCTTGCCGCGTCTCATCTTCCTCTTTGCGCCGCTGATCTACCTCGTCCTTGGCCACACCAACGTGCCGGGTTACTGGGCCGCCATCCTGGCCTACGCATTCCCGCACCTTGTGTTGTCGTCCATGACGAACTCGCGCATCCAGGGGCAACACCGGCATTCGTTCTGGAACGAAATCTACGAAACCGTGCTGGCGCCATACATCTTTCTGCCGACGTTCATGGCCATCCTCAACCCCAAACTTGGTTCGTTCAACGTAACGGCAAAGGGTGGTGTGGTCAGTCGCAGGTTCTTCGATTCGCGCATTGCACTGCCGTTCCTTACGATGCTGGCGTTTAGCTTCCTCGGCATCCTGTGCGCGATTCCCAGGTACTTCCACTTTCCGGGAAGCGGTCTCATCTGGCCGTTGAACATCCTTGCGAACATGTATGACGGCACCCATCCCGGAACGATTCTGATGAACGTCATGTGGACGTGCTTCAACGTCCTGATTCTTGGTGTGGCCTGCGGCGTGGCTTGGGAAAGCCAGCAGCGCCGTCAAACGGTGCGCGTCACCATGCAGGTGCCGGTGACGGTTGAGTTGCCTGATGGAACCATGCTCACCGGTGTGACAGCCGATGTTTCCAGCGGCGGCGTCATGATGGAAACGGATGAAGCCGCGATGGTGGAAGGCGGGGAACCGGTACGCCTACACTTCCCGGTGCTGGACGGAGAAGAGTCGCTTCCTGCCACAATCGTTCGCGTCAACGGAACAGAGCTTCGTGCCCAGTTTGATCCGCTCTCCATCACGGAAGAAGAGACGTTGACGCAGGTGCTCTATTCGCGCGCTGATACGTGGCTGGGATGGGGTGAGGCACGTGAAGCAGACCGTCCGCTGAAGAGTCTGGCGCGCATTTTGCATCTTGCAGTAATTGGGTTGAGAGAAACCTTCCGAGGTCTGATGAAGAAGAACGCAGGTAGTGGTAAAGGTGCGCTGAGTTCGGGAGCTGCTCCGCTGGCGCTGTTGCTCACTCTGGGAATGTTATTGGGTCTCGGCGTGTCATCGCATGCGCAGGCCCCCGGCATAGTAGTGCCGCCCGCGCCGCAAAGCGGTGCCGCAAACGTTGGCGCCCTGGGCGTGACACCTGGTTCCGCCTTGCAGCAACGAGTCATGCCGCCGGGACAGTTTGACAACGTCTTCACACTGCAGGATGTGGGCGTTGCCGACACCGTCGTTCTGCGCGGTGTCGATGCATACCACTCCGTCTACTTCGCTGTGCCGCAGACGCAGGTTGTGAAAACCGCAACGCTGCATCTGCGTTATCACTTTTCTCCTGGCTTGCTGCCCGCGCTGAGCCATCTGAAGGTTTCCGTCAACGGTACGCTGTTCGCCACGCTGCCAGTGACGCAGCAACCGATGCAGGCGGCCCCGGACCTGACGCCGGACGAGAAAGTTGCAGAGAGCCAGAAGCTTTCGATCACACGAGTCGGCGAGAACAACGCGCTGCTGGAAGCCACGCTGGAAATGCCGGCGGACATGCTCGTCCGCGACAACCAGATCACCTTTGAGTTCATCGGCCATTACACGCTGCAGTGTGAAGATCCTTCGCACTCCACGCTGTGGTCCCACGTGGATAACAACAGCTCCATTGAACTCACTGGCAATCTATTGCCCTTGCAGGATGATCTGAAGCTGCTGCCGCTGCCGTTCTATGACGCTGCGGTCAATCTGCATCCCGTTGTACCCATCGTCTTCCTGAACCAGCCGTCCACCAAGGCGATGCAGGCCGCGGGTATCGTCGCCTCTTACTTTGGCGTACTCACTGATTACCGCAAGGTGCGCTTCCCGGTATCGTTCGGACAAATCCCGCAGGGCAACGTCATCCTGATTAGTGAGAATGCGGGTGAGCTTCCGGCGTCATTGAACGTACAGTCCACGGGCGGTCCCACCATCGCCATGCGGACCAATCCGTCTGACCCCTATTCCAAGGTGTTGGTGCTCACAGGAAATTCCGCTGCGGATGCTGTTCTGGCAGCGCAGGCGCTCTCGCTTCAGAAGGACATGTGGCAGGGCAATCAGGTATCCGTATCCGTCAAACATCCTGCTCCCAGCGAGCCCGATGATGCACCGCGATGGATGCCCACGGATCGCATCACAACCGTTGGCGAACTGATGCAGACCGGCGATCTGCAGGGCGATGGCTCTGTCCCCGTAGGCGTCTTTATGCGCTTGCCGCCGGATCTGTATTACGGCTCCCGCGCCAACATCATCTTCCACATGGACTACCGGTATAACCCGGTGCCATTGGCGAACGAAAGCACGCTGCAGGTCTACATGAACACGGCGTACGTTTCGTCCACGCCCATGCCGCATGCCGACCGAGCCTCCGCGCGTCTTGAG is a genomic window containing:
- the bcsA gene encoding UDP-forming cellulose synthase catalytic subunit, which encodes MTETRLWQEFETRDNYPMLVLRTVVVFCCVCLLLYAGILELTWPQQAILGVVTVLIAIWMDRSSSSYLITLTLMMASCYSTYRYAYWRISTVIKFFLDPASQWGGLDAFFIFLLVLAEAYSFSILYLGYMQTLWPLRRTPVPLPDDPNDWPAIDLLIPTYNEPLNVVRYTALAATLIDWPADKLNVYVLDDGKREEFRIFCEEAGIGYMTRDDNAHAKAGNINRALKRLSSPLVAIFDSDHVPTRSFLQVTVGWFMRDRKLGMLQTPHHFYSPDPFERNLGQFRAIPNEGELFYGIVQDGNDLWNATFFCGSCAVLRREALDEIGGIAVETVTEDAHTSLRMQINGWNTAYINIPQAAGLATERLSGHVKQRIRWARGMIQIMRTDNPLFAPGLKPMQRLCYFNAMTHFLYGLPRLIFLFAPLIYLVLGHTNVPGYWAAILAYAFPHLVLSSMTNSRIQGQHRHSFWNEIYETVLAPYIFLPTFMAILNPKLGSFNVTAKGGVVSRRFFDSRIALPFLTMLAFSFLGILCAIPRYFHFPGSGLIWPLNILANMYDGTHPGTILMNVMWTCFNVLILGVACGVAWESQQRRQTVRVTMQVPVTVELPDGTMLTGVTADVSSGGVMMETDEAAMVEGGEPVRLHFPVLDGEESLPATIVRVNGTELRAQFDPLSITEEETLTQVLYSRADTWLGWGEAREADRPLKSLARILHLAVIGLRETFRGLMKKNAGSGKGALSSGAAPLALLLTLGMLLGLGVSSHAQAPGIVVPPAPQSGAANVGALGVTPGSALQQRVMPPGQFDNVFTLQDVGVADTVVLRGVDAYHSVYFAVPQTQVVKTATLHLRYHFSPGLLPALSHLKVSVNGTLFATLPVTQQPMQAAPDLTPDEKVAESQKLSITRVGENNALLEATLEMPADMLVRDNQITFEFIGHYTLQCEDPSHSTLWSHVDNNSSIELTGNLLPLQDDLKLLPLPFYDAAVNLHPVVPIVFLNQPSTKAMQAAGIVASYFGVLTDYRKVRFPVSFGQIPQGNVILISENAGELPASLNVQSTGGPTIAMRTNPSDPYSKVLVLTGNSAADAVLAAQALSLQKDMWQGNQVSVSVKHPAPSEPDDAPRWMPTDRITTVGELMQTGDLQGDGSVPVGVFMRLPPDLYYGSRANIIFHMDYRYNPVPLANESTLQVYMNTAYVSSTPMPHADRASARLETEIPVPRGNMRPFSQTMSLKFVFQIAKKNKCQDTAPLNLQGAIVKDSYLDIRGIPHLAVLPDLELFSNAGFPFTRYKDLSQTAFILPDNPGADEIEAYLTLMGHFGAATGYPAIDVTVDGPDGLKSDGKKDYIVMGTVEDQTAFAKLNNHLPVQPSTSGLKISDTQGFFAPLEHAWWKVRSSDHVKTGELEVSGGLPDGLIEGVEWPAHSNRSVVVIALRDHSVIPAFLSTFLRVSSSSDISQSVAVLHGTQFVSYRIGNDVYKIGSLSIWTRLQLFFSEFPASVVVLVILASILLATIIRVSLRRRARLRLQGED